One window from the genome of Thermaerobacter marianensis DSM 12885 encodes:
- a CDS encoding AAA family ATPase — protein sequence MTGDRTVWWYGVGLRPEQIERLARCPGWEPAGLARTADAVTDPRGPVDLWLVQASDLAEALRSGRIVRERHRQGDLCLLLPPQAPADVWQAAAAALLGPSPGVRVVSSLDRLLDEPRSREAPAPSGAGKDAGRPPGTGPSGAPAVAVDLAGTPAGTPPGTARPALGSGTAFHESSSPPAGGSTGQLVAVVGAKGGAGRTWLACELAVAAAAHGLRTALVDAHWTAADVTAVLDLPAGPTVLDLQPLLEGTDEAWSEQWLVHARSGVRVLAAPPRPELAGLIEPRTLPQVLRRAVTAFELVVVDAPPTPGGAGGAWREGPDPTVLVVTTPEPGALRRTRLWLEDARAHGGLGSHWGVVVNRWNGADSARAETERYLGSPVVAWIPDDPEAVQQATAAGLPLGLAQPGHAVAEAVAALLGVLLGEPVRPQRGGALRRLWHRWRPGTRVQDGAARGVRFGAG from the coding sequence ATGACAGGGGACCGCACGGTATGGTGGTACGGCGTCGGCTTGCGACCCGAGCAGATCGAGCGCCTAGCCCGCTGTCCCGGATGGGAGCCGGCGGGCCTGGCCCGGACGGCCGATGCGGTGACGGACCCCAGGGGCCCTGTGGACCTGTGGCTGGTCCAAGCCTCCGATCTGGCGGAAGCGCTGCGCAGCGGCCGGATCGTCCGGGAGCGCCACCGGCAGGGCGACCTGTGCCTGCTCCTCCCGCCCCAGGCGCCCGCCGACGTGTGGCAAGCCGCCGCGGCGGCCCTGCTCGGGCCGTCACCGGGCGTGCGGGTGGTGTCCTCCCTGGACCGGCTGCTGGATGAACCCCGCTCTCGGGAGGCCCCGGCGCCGTCCGGGGCGGGCAAGGACGCGGGGCGACCGCCCGGCACGGGGCCGAGCGGCGCCCCGGCGGTCGCGGTGGACCTTGCCGGCACCCCGGCCGGCACGCCGCCGGGCACCGCGAGGCCGGCGCTAGGGAGCGGAACGGCGTTCCACGAGTCGTCGAGTCCGCCTGCTGGCGGTTCCACGGGGCAGCTGGTGGCGGTGGTGGGGGCCAAGGGTGGGGCCGGGCGCACGTGGCTCGCCTGTGAACTGGCCGTGGCTGCCGCCGCCCACGGCCTCCGGACCGCCCTGGTCGACGCCCACTGGACGGCGGCCGACGTCACCGCGGTCCTGGACCTGCCCGCGGGTCCCACGGTCCTCGACCTGCAGCCCCTCTTGGAGGGTACGGATGAAGCCTGGAGCGAGCAGTGGCTGGTTCATGCCCGGTCAGGGGTGCGGGTGCTGGCGGCACCGCCACGACCGGAACTGGCAGGGCTCATCGAACCCCGTACCCTGCCCCAGGTCCTGCGGCGAGCGGTCACCGCCTTCGAGCTGGTGGTGGTCGACGCACCGCCGACCCCGGGCGGGGCCGGCGGCGCCTGGCGCGAGGGGCCGGATCCCACGGTCCTGGTGGTGACCACGCCCGAACCGGGTGCCCTGCGCCGTACCCGCCTCTGGCTGGAGGACGCGCGGGCCCACGGCGGGCTGGGGAGCCACTGGGGTGTGGTCGTGAACCGCTGGAACGGCGCGGACTCCGCCCGTGCCGAGACGGAGCGGTACCTGGGCAGCCCGGTGGTCGCCTGGATCCCCGACGACCCGGAAGCCGTCCAGCAGGCGACGGCGGCAGGCCTGCCGCTGGGCTTGGCCCAACCCGGACATGCGGTGGCAGAGGCGGTGGCGGCGCTGCTGGGTGTACTGCTGGGCGAGCCGGTTCGTCCCCAGCGCGGCGGGGCGCTGCGGCGTCTCTGGCACCGCTGGCGACCCGGCACGCGGGTGCAGGACGGTGCGGCCCGGGGGGTGAGGTTCGGTGCCGGTTGA
- the cpaB gene encoding Flp pilus assembly protein CpaB, protein MARISWRAVASLGVALLAGTSAYVLYLDATASLPVVVATQALQAPLKIEPGMVAVSHVPAAAVHPEAVSDPAAVVGRVLRRDVEAGEPLLAADVAAGQGAGLSLYLEEGQQAFFIPARLEQGLGGAVEPGDRVDVIFVGGEGPGAVARTLLENLPVLQVRDEEGRRWEEGRPMGVLVAVSRDQAERLAYALTYGRVFLALAPAAARSGGSAGVTWDNLFVPPLPAAGGGTGPASGSPAGAGGTASTAAPVPPGAGQAGNQPPGPAGAPIPLVDPAWVGEGEDAP, encoded by the coding sequence GTGGCCAGGATCTCGTGGCGGGCGGTCGCCAGCCTGGGCGTCGCGCTGCTGGCGGGGACCAGTGCGTACGTCCTCTACCTGGACGCTACCGCGTCCTTACCCGTGGTGGTTGCCACCCAAGCGCTTCAGGCCCCCTTGAAGATCGAGCCCGGTATGGTCGCCGTTAGCCACGTCCCGGCGGCCGCCGTGCACCCCGAGGCCGTATCGGATCCGGCCGCGGTGGTGGGGCGGGTCCTGCGCCGCGACGTGGAGGCCGGGGAACCGCTTCTCGCGGCGGACGTGGCGGCGGGGCAAGGGGCCGGACTTTCCCTATACCTCGAGGAGGGCCAGCAGGCCTTCTTCATTCCCGCCCGACTGGAACAAGGCCTGGGCGGTGCGGTCGAGCCCGGCGACCGGGTGGACGTGATCTTCGTTGGTGGGGAAGGCCCCGGTGCCGTGGCCCGGACCCTGCTGGAGAACCTACCGGTCCTCCAGGTGCGCGACGAGGAGGGACGCCGCTGGGAGGAGGGCCGGCCGATGGGCGTCCTGGTGGCCGTCTCCCGCGATCAGGCGGAGCGGCTGGCCTATGCGCTGACTTACGGTCGCGTATTCCTGGCGCTGGCGCCGGCCGCGGCCCGGAGCGGCGGCAGCGCTGGGGTGACATGGGACAACCTGTTTGTTCCGCCATTGCCGGCGGCAGGGGGCGGCACGGGGCCCGCTTCCGGGTCGCCGGCAGGAGCCGGCGGAACGGCATCGACCGCTGCCCCTGTCCCGCCGGGGGCAGGGCAGGCGGGCAACCAGCCCCCCGGTCCGGCCGGCGCCCCCATTCCGCTGGTGGACCCGGCCTGGGTGGGCGAGGGGGAGGATGCGCCATGA
- a CDS encoding S-layer homology domain-containing protein, translated as MDPNSGYAGNGVAEPIRLREGTPWTVRARHSAAGGASGGCVTRDGLTGLRLVGEGDGEGAVGGRGTRDGRPAADGAATAEQRGVTAAPAGCAASGQRCFRRFRPRPPRPVRLVPVLAGVLLMAVPAQAADPWYVDLGNHWAADEVRVLWEEGVTDGYLRTDALGRPQAYFLPNAYMERAQFAVLLAKVMGLEPTPSGPPVYPDVPPGYRAGGDLDAYPWIQAGSRAGLFPDEPGRAFRPAAVIRRDEAVAMLVYALDLSWYAEGLPEARVAALLGRFDDAHRIRPALRRAVAAAIDLAIVVGYGDGFLRPDRSLTRAEGATLIYKAAIMRVGARPPSFSPDGDGADDTTRLEAEALLNGNQKAWKVEILDTTGRPVRVWTGTRLPASWDWDGRDAQGQPVPAGVYLLRGELTARQGTRFVSAIEPVEVIYRRLAATASPPVVEPGDVVQVAAFTEGPAEAVHLEAPGSTRPAPLAAVAPGTWWGHWTVPQDLEPGTYTLTVIGRFPGLERRQALSVQVLPPLWIRGEVHPDRVAPGTAVTVTAEVPASADAVELHPPGGGPAVPLVEAGPGRWEVTWTVPRTAPPGSVLALELEARRGTRRATAQLQIRVVEPGVAARPVFHLTH; from the coding sequence GTGGACCCAAACAGCGGGTACGCCGGCAACGGCGTGGCGGAACCGATCCGCCTGAGGGAGGGCACCCCATGGACGGTCCGGGCTCGGCACTCCGCCGCGGGAGGGGCATCCGGCGGCTGCGTGACCCGGGACGGACTCACCGGCCTCCGGCTCGTCGGGGAGGGCGACGGGGAAGGGGCAGTGGGCGGCCGTGGGACCCGGGACGGCCGGCCGGCGGCGGATGGGGCGGCGACGGCGGAGCAACGCGGCGTGACGGCGGCTCCCGCCGGTTGCGCAGCGAGCGGTCAACGGTGCTTCCGCCGCTTCCGCCCCCGCCCGCCGCGGCCCGTGCGGCTCGTTCCGGTGCTGGCCGGCGTCTTGCTCATGGCCGTTCCGGCCCAGGCCGCCGACCCCTGGTATGTGGACCTCGGCAACCACTGGGCCGCCGACGAGGTGCGCGTCCTCTGGGAGGAGGGGGTCACCGACGGTTACCTGCGGACCGATGCCCTGGGCCGGCCGCAGGCGTACTTCCTCCCCAACGCCTATATGGAGCGCGCCCAGTTCGCCGTGCTGCTGGCCAAGGTGATGGGGCTCGAGCCCACCCCATCCGGGCCGCCCGTGTATCCCGACGTGCCACCGGGCTACCGGGCGGGGGGTGACCTGGACGCCTACCCGTGGATCCAGGCGGGTTCCCGGGCCGGTCTCTTCCCGGACGAACCCGGCCGCGCCTTCCGGCCGGCGGCCGTCATCCGCCGCGATGAGGCGGTGGCCATGCTGGTGTACGCCCTGGACCTTTCCTGGTACGCGGAAGGGCTGCCGGAGGCCCGGGTTGCCGCTTTGCTGGGCCGGTTCGACGATGCCCACCGGATTCGCCCCGCCCTGCGCCGGGCGGTGGCGGCGGCCATCGACCTGGCCATCGTGGTAGGGTACGGGGACGGCTTCCTCCGTCCTGACCGTTCCCTCACCCGGGCGGAGGGTGCCACGCTGATCTACAAGGCGGCCATCATGCGGGTCGGCGCCCGGCCCCCGTCCTTCTCGCCTGACGGGGACGGCGCCGACGACACCACGCGCCTCGAAGCGGAGGCCCTGCTGAACGGGAACCAGAAGGCCTGGAAGGTGGAGATCCTCGACACCACGGGCCGCCCGGTACGGGTGTGGACCGGAACCCGGCTGCCGGCCTCCTGGGACTGGGACGGCCGCGATGCGCAGGGACAGCCCGTGCCCGCCGGCGTCTACCTGCTGCGCGGCGAGCTGACCGCCCGGCAGGGGACCCGGTTCGTCTCGGCCATCGAGCCCGTCGAGGTGATCTACCGACGCCTGGCGGCCACGGCCTCCCCGCCGGTGGTGGAACCGGGCGACGTGGTCCAGGTCGCCGCCTTCACCGAGGGGCCCGCGGAGGCGGTGCACCTCGAGGCCCCAGGATCGACGAGGCCGGCCCCCCTGGCCGCCGTGGCCCCGGGGACGTGGTGGGGTCACTGGACGGTGCCGCAGGACCTGGAGCCGGGTACGTATACCCTGACGGTGATCGGCCGTTTCCCCGGCTTGGAGCGCCGCCAGGCGCTGTCCGTCCAGGTCCTGCCGCCCCTGTGGATCCGGGGTGAGGTACACCCCGACCGGGTGGCGCCCGGGACGGCGGTGACGGTCACGGCGGAGGTGCCCGCATCCGCAGACGCCGTGGAGCTGCACCCGCCGGGCGGCGGTCCTGCGGTCCCCCTGGTGGAAGCCGGACCCGGCCGGTGGGAAGTCACCTGGACGGTCCCCAGGACGGCGCCGCCCGGTTCCGTGCTGGCGCTCGAACTTGAGGCCCGGCGCGGCACCCGCCGGGCAACAGCCCAGCTGCAGATCAGGGTGGTCGAGCCGGGTGTGGCCGCCAGACCCGTATTCCACCTGACCCATTGA
- a CDS encoding type II secretion system F family protein, translating into MHAGWVEPVLLWLVFMAAALGTLALLAPPEAEAIARKRLRELGRRGAPPDQAEAEELAQPFSRRVLRPWWEALVAAAERWTPQGVAARWERLLQTAGRPLGLGALVCLKAAGAAVGGGLGLLSAGWLPDPLGGSPAGRAAGLVLLGLLGWGLPDAVLRDRAARRRRQMARALPDVMDLLSVSVEAGLGFDGAIQKVSEKFPAPVSTEFRQYLKELRLGVEREEALRSLADRCELPELRSFAAAVIQADRLGVSLARVLRVQAEQLRFQRKQRAEEQAMKTPIKMLLPLVLFIFPTLFIVLLGPALIQILAAFND; encoded by the coding sequence GTGCACGCCGGTTGGGTCGAACCCGTGTTGCTGTGGCTCGTGTTCATGGCGGCCGCGCTCGGTACGCTGGCGCTGCTGGCGCCGCCGGAAGCCGAGGCCATCGCCCGCAAGCGGCTGCGGGAGCTGGGCCGGCGGGGTGCCCCGCCCGACCAGGCGGAGGCGGAGGAACTGGCCCAGCCCTTCAGCCGGCGGGTGCTCCGGCCCTGGTGGGAGGCGCTGGTGGCGGCGGCCGAGCGATGGACGCCCCAGGGGGTTGCGGCCCGGTGGGAGCGGCTGCTGCAGACGGCCGGGCGGCCGCTGGGTCTGGGCGCCCTGGTGTGCCTGAAGGCGGCCGGTGCCGCGGTGGGCGGCGGGCTGGGGCTGCTGTCCGCCGGCTGGCTTCCGGATCCCCTCGGCGGCAGCCCGGCGGGCCGGGCGGCCGGGCTCGTCCTGCTGGGGCTTCTGGGCTGGGGGCTGCCCGACGCCGTGCTCCGCGACCGGGCCGCCCGGCGCCGCCGCCAGATGGCCCGCGCCCTGCCCGACGTGATGGATCTCTTGAGCGTCTCGGTGGAGGCGGGTCTGGGGTTCGACGGAGCGATTCAGAAGGTCAGCGAGAAGTTTCCCGCCCCGGTCAGCACCGAGTTCCGCCAGTATCTCAAGGAGCTGAGGCTGGGGGTCGAGCGCGAGGAAGCCCTGCGCTCCCTGGCCGACCGCTGCGAGCTGCCCGAACTGCGCAGCTTCGCGGCGGCAGTGATCCAGGCGGACCGGCTGGGGGTCAGCCTGGCCAGGGTGCTCCGCGTCCAGGCGGAGCAGCTCCGGTTCCAGCGCAAGCAGCGGGCGGAAGAGCAGGCCATGAAGACGCCGATCAAGATGCTGCTGCCGCTGGTCCTGTTCATCTTTCCCACGCTGTTCATCGTCTTGCTGGGACCCGCCCTGATCCAGATCCTGGCCGCCTTCAACGACTGA
- a CDS encoding type II secretion system F family protein, translating to MAGIGQWLAEAWKTLWAALGRWAGAAWHWLAGFVGGTGGAPSGPAGGAAGGGVLGGAADGAAGLAGLGAADWMVLLLVFAGSTYVAWGLLRAWEGWQGARVARRLEAVHRHSRQRGLRLAPMLVMEEAQPGPREGRSWRRQLVEQAEARLRGAPWLDGVQRKLNRARLRWRAVEFLALQAAAGVAGGLVGLALGGRWWLAVAGSVAGMLAPDAYVARRYRQRLQAFDAQLPDALTLMANALKSGYSFLQAADVVAREMPAPIAEEFGWLVKETRVNIPLEDALANLLDRVPSPDLDLVVTAVLIQKQVGGNLAGVLERTAETIRERVRLQGQIRTLTAQGRLSGWIVGSLPVALLVLLSAMNPAYLQPLLATPVGWMLLGAGVVMEVAGVLVIRALIRVDI from the coding sequence GTGGCGGGGATCGGCCAATGGCTGGCAGAGGCGTGGAAGACGCTATGGGCCGCCCTGGGGCGGTGGGCCGGGGCGGCCTGGCACTGGCTGGCCGGGTTCGTCGGAGGAACCGGCGGGGCCCCGTCCGGACCGGCGGGGGGCGCGGCCGGGGGTGGGGTGCTGGGCGGGGCGGCGGACGGGGCAGCGGGGCTGGCAGGCTTGGGTGCCGCGGACTGGATGGTGCTCCTGCTGGTCTTCGCGGGTTCCACCTACGTCGCATGGGGGCTGCTGCGGGCCTGGGAGGGGTGGCAGGGCGCCCGCGTGGCGCGGCGGCTGGAAGCCGTCCACCGGCACAGCCGGCAGCGCGGCCTGCGGCTGGCGCCCATGCTGGTCATGGAGGAGGCCCAGCCGGGTCCGCGGGAAGGCCGCTCCTGGCGCCGGCAGCTGGTGGAGCAGGCCGAGGCCCGGTTGCGCGGTGCCCCCTGGTTGGACGGCGTTCAGCGCAAGCTCAACCGGGCCCGCTTGCGGTGGCGGGCCGTTGAGTTCCTGGCCCTGCAGGCGGCCGCGGGGGTGGCAGGCGGTCTGGTGGGCCTGGCCCTGGGCGGGCGCTGGTGGCTGGCGGTCGCCGGCAGCGTGGCGGGGATGCTGGCGCCGGATGCCTACGTGGCCCGCCGGTACCGGCAGAGGCTGCAGGCTTTCGACGCCCAGCTTCCCGATGCCCTGACCCTGATGGCCAACGCGCTGAAGTCGGGTTACTCGTTCCTCCAAGCGGCCGACGTGGTGGCCCGCGAGATGCCCGCCCCCATCGCCGAGGAGTTCGGCTGGCTGGTGAAGGAGACGCGGGTCAACATCCCCCTCGAGGACGCCCTGGCGAACCTGCTGGACCGGGTGCCCAGCCCGGACCTGGACCTGGTGGTCACGGCGGTGCTGATCCAGAAGCAGGTGGGCGGCAACCTGGCCGGTGTCCTGGAGCGGACGGCGGAGACCATCCGCGAGCGGGTCCGCCTGCAGGGGCAGATCCGCACCCTCACCGCCCAGGGGCGCCTGTCGGGGTGGATCGTGGGCTCGTTGCCCGTGGCCCTGCTGGTGCTGCTGAGCGCCATGAACCCTGCCTACTTGCAGCCGTTGCTGGCCACGCCGGTGGGCTGGATGCTGCTTGGCGCCGGGGTGGTGATGGAAGTGGCGGGGGTGCTGGTCATCCGCGCCCTGATCCGGGTCGACATCTAG
- a CDS encoding CpaF family protein, giving the protein MGSSLYQRLKDKPWDPVPEPEPERGGRSREGVRGEGTPGDDPHRALKNRIQLRLIDEVDARVLVRPEGPTEEQRAAIRAKILGYLAEEESVSPLEREDLAETLMAEILGYGPIEPLLRDPEVSEIMINGRDQVYVERRGRLERVPVQFEDDRQILHLIEKIVAPLGRRIDEASPMVDARLPDGSRVNAIIPPLALRGPCLTIRKFSRDPLGIDDLIRLGTLSAKMAVFLEAAVRGRLNIIVSGGTGSGKTTTLNVLSSFIPPDERIITIEDAAELQLQQEHVVSLETRPPNIEGRGEVTIRQLVRNSLRMRPDRIVVGEVRSGEALDMLQAMNTGHDGSLTTAHANSPRDLLSRLETMVLMAGIDLPVRAIREQIASALDLIVHQSRFKDGTRKITHITEVQGMEGDVIVLQDLFRFQVHGVDTGGRVRGEFVATGIRPRCQERLEAAGIELPPGLFD; this is encoded by the coding sequence ATGGGTTCGAGCCTGTACCAGCGACTGAAGGACAAGCCCTGGGATCCCGTGCCGGAGCCCGAGCCGGAACGGGGCGGCCGGTCCCGGGAGGGGGTCCGGGGCGAGGGGACGCCCGGCGATGACCCCCACCGCGCCCTGAAGAACCGCATCCAGCTGCGGCTCATCGACGAGGTGGACGCCCGGGTGCTGGTTCGTCCCGAGGGGCCGACCGAAGAGCAGCGGGCGGCCATCCGGGCCAAGATCCTCGGGTACCTGGCGGAGGAGGAGTCGGTCTCGCCCCTGGAGCGGGAGGACCTGGCCGAGACCCTGATGGCGGAGATCCTCGGTTACGGGCCCATCGAACCGCTGCTGCGGGACCCGGAGGTCAGCGAGATCATGATCAACGGCCGCGACCAGGTCTACGTCGAGCGCCGCGGCCGGCTGGAGCGGGTTCCGGTCCAGTTCGAGGACGACCGCCAGATCCTCCACCTGATCGAGAAGATCGTGGCACCCCTGGGGCGGCGCATCGACGAGGCGAGCCCCATGGTGGACGCGCGGCTGCCCGACGGCTCGCGGGTCAACGCCATCATCCCGCCCCTGGCTCTACGGGGGCCGTGCCTGACCATCCGCAAGTTCAGCCGTGACCCGCTGGGGATCGACGACCTGATCCGCCTGGGCACCTTGAGCGCCAAGATGGCCGTGTTCCTGGAAGCCGCCGTGCGCGGCCGCCTCAACATCATCGTCTCGGGAGGAACGGGCTCGGGCAAGACGACCACCCTGAACGTGCTCTCGTCTTTCATCCCGCCGGACGAGCGCATCATCACCATCGAGGACGCTGCGGAGCTGCAGCTGCAGCAGGAGCACGTGGTGTCCCTGGAGACCCGGCCGCCCAACATCGAGGGCCGCGGCGAGGTGACCATCCGGCAGCTGGTGCGCAACAGCCTGCGCATGCGGCCGGATCGCATCGTGGTCGGCGAGGTGCGGTCGGGCGAGGCCCTGGACATGCTCCAGGCGATGAACACCGGCCACGACGGCAGCCTGACCACGGCCCACGCCAACAGCCCGCGGGATCTGCTATCGCGCCTGGAGACCATGGTGCTGATGGCGGGCATCGACCTGCCGGTGCGGGCCATCCGCGAGCAGATCGCCTCCGCCCTGGACCTGATCGTGCACCAGAGCCGGTTCAAGGACGGCACGCGGAAGATCACCCACATCACCGAGGTCCAGGGCATGGAGGGCGACGTCATCGTCCTGCAGGACCTGTTCCGGTTCCAGGTCCACGGCGTCGACACCGGCGGGCGGGTGCGGGGCGAGTTCGTGGCCACGGGCATCCGGCCCCGTTGCCAGGAGCGGCTGGAGGCGGCGGGAATCGAGCTGCCGCCGGGGCTGTTCGACTAG
- a CDS encoding AAA family ATPase, protein MIRRDDRIQAGAPGDGSQGWRRAAGASGAAAGFVQADPAGGRGRRIRVVVVEDAEPVRRSLVEMLEMEPDFHVVGEAADGEAAVALAADLRPDVVLMDINLPRLDGLAAAEQILRQVETRIIMVSVENGPEYFRRAMQAGACDFLVKPFSPDVLAEAVRRAAPAADEPALPAAAGRRGRLITVFSAKGGVGKTTVAVNLAVVLAKRPDRRTVLVDLDLELGSAAMLLGIRPRATLADLCRREGALDPQAVAPALHPVASFRLSLLPAPLFPHEAAEIEGEGRRDPSRNYTAEVLEALRATHDYVVVDTAANYRDSNLTAFDLSDLLVIVTTADLPAVANTAKCLDLLIQKLEYPEEKVRVVLNQHEGQGLTPDEVAHGLNFPVAHVLPRDPVTALQAANAGVPFCARRARSPLGEAVEALAEKLAPSGVPAAARPAPRRLSLLGLF, encoded by the coding sequence TTGATCCGGCGTGACGACCGTATCCAGGCAGGCGCTCCGGGCGACGGCAGCCAGGGGTGGCGCCGCGCCGCCGGGGCCAGCGGCGCGGCGGCCGGGTTCGTCCAGGCCGACCCGGCTGGGGGCCGGGGCCGGCGGATCCGGGTGGTCGTGGTGGAGGACGCCGAGCCCGTGCGCCGCAGCCTGGTGGAGATGCTTGAAATGGAACCCGACTTTCACGTGGTGGGCGAGGCGGCCGACGGGGAGGCGGCCGTGGCCCTGGCCGCGGACCTGCGGCCCGACGTGGTGCTCATGGACATCAACCTGCCGCGGCTCGACGGGCTGGCAGCAGCCGAGCAAATCCTGCGGCAGGTGGAGACCCGGATCATCATGGTGTCCGTGGAGAACGGCCCCGAGTACTTCCGGCGGGCCATGCAGGCGGGGGCCTGCGACTTCCTGGTCAAACCCTTTTCTCCTGATGTCCTGGCGGAAGCGGTACGCCGGGCCGCCCCCGCCGCGGACGAACCGGCCCTGCCGGCCGCAGCCGGACGGCGCGGCCGCCTGATCACCGTCTTCTCCGCCAAGGGGGGCGTGGGGAAGACCACCGTGGCCGTCAACCTGGCGGTGGTCCTGGCCAAGCGGCCCGACCGGCGGACCGTGCTGGTGGACCTGGACCTGGAACTGGGCAGCGCCGCCATGCTGCTGGGCATCCGGCCGCGGGCCACGCTGGCCGACCTCTGCCGGCGAGAAGGGGCCCTGGATCCCCAGGCCGTAGCGCCCGCGCTGCACCCCGTGGCCAGCTTCCGGCTGTCGCTGCTGCCGGCGCCCCTCTTCCCCCACGAGGCGGCGGAGATCGAGGGCGAGGGCCGCCGGGACCCCTCCCGCAACTATACCGCCGAGGTGCTGGAGGCCCTGCGGGCCACCCACGACTACGTGGTGGTCGACACCGCCGCCAACTACCGGGACTCCAACCTGACGGCCTTCGACCTGTCGGACCTTCTGGTGATCGTCACCACCGCCGACCTGCCGGCCGTGGCCAACACGGCCAAGTGCCTGGACCTGCTGATCCAGAAGCTGGAGTACCCCGAGGAGAAGGTCCGGGTGGTCCTCAACCAGCACGAGGGGCAGGGCCTGACGCCCGACGAGGTGGCCCACGGCCTGAACTTTCCCGTGGCCCACGTGCTGCCCCGGGATCCGGTCACCGCGCTGCAGGCGGCCAACGCCGGGGTGCCCTTCTGCGCCCGGCGAGCCCGCTCGCCGCTGGGCGAGGCCGTGGAGGCGCTGGCGGAGAAGCTGGCTCCGTCGGGGGTGCCGGCAGCGGCCCGGCCCGCGCCGCGGCGCCTGTCGCTCCTCGGCCTGTTCTAG
- the cpaB gene encoding Flp pilus assembly protein CpaB, with the protein MSRGRIVRYLLLPVLVGLAVTVLVAFYIRVPAGQAESGPRVPVVVATRPVPAQTRLEADMLAVRQVPADLVGRGAIGRLEDAVGKVTKVPLAEGEFVLASKLARGDGTDGLAYRLPEGTRALTVAADPVIAVGGFVQPGDRVDVFIGLPGGQPGVAQPEVRLLVENVLVLAVQQQTAAEGQPAGEGLTHLTLAVSPAHAAAIVLAEQEGRLRLALRPAGDDTPAGPITARLADLAR; encoded by the coding sequence GTGAGCCGTGGGCGGATCGTGCGCTACCTGCTCTTGCCCGTGCTGGTCGGGCTGGCCGTGACCGTGCTGGTCGCCTTCTACATCCGCGTGCCGGCGGGGCAGGCCGAGAGCGGGCCGCGGGTGCCGGTGGTGGTGGCCACCCGGCCCGTGCCGGCCCAGACCCGGCTGGAGGCCGACATGCTGGCCGTACGCCAGGTGCCGGCCGATCTGGTGGGCCGGGGCGCCATCGGGCGCCTGGAAGACGCCGTGGGCAAGGTCACCAAGGTGCCGCTGGCCGAGGGCGAGTTCGTCCTAGCCAGCAAGCTGGCCCGAGGCGACGGCACCGACGGCCTCGCCTACCGGTTGCCCGAGGGTACCCGGGCCCTGACCGTCGCCGCGGATCCCGTCATCGCCGTAGGCGGGTTCGTCCAGCCCGGGGACCGGGTGGACGTGTTCATCGGCCTGCCCGGCGGCCAGCCTGGCGTCGCGCAACCCGAAGTGCGGCTGCTGGTGGAGAACGTGCTGGTCCTGGCCGTCCAGCAGCAGACGGCGGCGGAAGGGCAGCCGGCCGGCGAAGGCTTGACCCATCTGACGCTGGCGGTCTCGCCCGCCCACGCCGCGGCCATCGTACTGGCCGAGCAGGAGGGCCGGCTGCGGCTGGCGCTGCGGCCGGCGGGCGACGACACACCCGCCGGTCCCATAACGGCCCGGCTGGCCGACCTGGCCCGTTGA